The genome window taataataataataataataataatctgtACAAAATACAGTGAAAATCCAGATAAGAGTACTCTCATGTGGTACGCCTTAATGATAGCAGTGTACAGTGTTTAAATCTGGACCGTACGATCCCTGACACGACTATTTGATCAATCTATACAAGGCTATTAGCGCTACGAAACAAAGCAACTTGCAAAaacccctctctctctctctctctttccataaattaaacttaaaacctCTCGTTACAGTAACACTTCACTAACTTATATCTATATTATTTCCACTTCCACAACTTCGAAAAAGGACCTCCCTTgtatttttcctcttttctctcGCCTCTCTCCTTTTTCCATCTGGGGTTCTTTGTTTGTGGGTTCTTTATGGCCATTTTCTTActgcttttgcttttgcttGTCTCTGCTGTTTCCGGTGATGAAGGTAAGTTTTTCTTTGAACCCATTGTTGCTACTTACTCCACTTACAGCTTCGGTTCATTTGTTTTTGTGGGTGCTTTTTGTTATCTCTGTTAATCCACCATATTTACCTTTATTGTTTCAGTGATGGGCTTTTGTCTATTTTTCTGGGTTGGTCTGCCCTTATACCTTAGTACTTCCTTATTTCTTCATTTGCATTGATATGGTTTACACTTTACATACATGATACATAAGTTTGTCTCTACACATTTTCTGGGTACTATCCATTTAGTTGAATGATCAAGAgcattaaaaaaagttaaaatcacAATGTTACTTTACTTTTAtaatgaacttttttttttgtggagactggaaagatgatgataatcgTTGTAGAGAGAAAGAGAACAGTCTTTCCCATTGTTGGAAGCTCTTATGAACTTTCCCTTCTCCATCTTTGATGGGAATCTCTAAATGCGTCCCAGCTCATGTGGCTTTGCTTTGCCTGTCTAAAACTACATGTTTTTTTCAGAGAATATTCTGTATGACTAAAATGACCTTATGGAAAGGTTCCAAATTTTGAAGGAATTAGCATCCTAGGAAATGTACATTGGAGGGTACTATTGTCTTCTTAAATATAGAAAGATAACAGTTCTGCTTAGTTGGTcctttatattatataagtaGAGAGGCCCATCACCTTCGTGCAATGTTTCTTATGatgattgattttaatatattcttcCCAAAAGAAGAAAACTTTAATATAGAATCTGGGGTACAGATCCAACTGTTCAAGTGCTTTGGTATTCTTATATGATGGATGATGACGCTATGTCACTTTGAATGTTTCATTTAATTGTTAGaatctcttcatttttctcaattttggaCATAGGTATAGAGATATGACCCTCCGTTGTATGagttaataattttctttatgtaACTTGGTTGTTTGAATCATATCTTCATGTGGATCTCTCTTTGCAGATGCCTACATTGGTGTGAACATTGGTACGGACCTTTCGGACATGCCAACTCCTACTGAAGTGGTGGCCCTTCTCAAGGCTCAGAGAATAAGACATGTCAGACTTTATGATGCTGACCAAGCCATGCTCCTTGCGCTTGCCAAAACAGGTATCCAGGTGACTGTCTCTGTCCCCAATGACCAACTCCTCGGTATCGGTCAGTCAAATGCCACTGCAGCTAATTGGGTGGCTCGCAATATTGTAGCCCATGTCCCTGCCACCAACATCACAGCAATAGCTGTCGGATCTGAAGTTCTAACAGCACTCCCGAATGCTGCTCCCATTCTAGTTTCTGCCTTAAAGTTCATCCACTCTGCCCTTGTAGCTTCTAATCTCGACGATCAAATCAAAGTCTCTACACCACATTCTTCTTCAATTATTTTGGACTCTTTTCCACCTTCACAAGCTTTCTTTAACCGTTCATGGGATCCAGTCATGGTTCCATTGCTAAAATTTTTGCAGTCTACAGGGTCGTACCTCATGCTCAATGTATATCCGTATTATGATTATATGCAATCAAATGGCAAGATCCCATTGGACTATGCACTTTTCCGTCCTCTTCCTCCTAACAAAGAAGCCGTGGATGCTAACACACTCCTGCATTATACTAATGTCTTCGATGCTGTTGTTGATGCAGCATATTTTGCAATGTCTTATTTAAACTTTACCAACATTCCGATTGTAGTAACTGAATCTGGTTGGCCTTCTAAGGGTGATTCTTCTGAGCCTGATGCTATAGTTGATAATGCTAATACATACAACAGTAACCTGATCAAGCATGTGCTTAACAACACTGGGACTCCTAAACACCCTGGGATTGCAGTTAGTACATACATCTATGAGCTTTACAATGAAGATTTGAGACCTGGGTCTGACTCGGAAAAAAACTGGGGGCTATTTGATGCCAATGGAATACCAGTTTATACTTTGCACTTGACAGGTGCTGATACTGTTTTTGCGAATGACACTACAAACAAAACTTTTTGCATTGCAAAGCGGGGTGCTGATCCAAAGATGTTACAAGCAGCTCTTGATTGGGCTTGTGGACCAGGGAAAGTTGATTGCTCTCCTTTGCTGCTGGGGCATCCATGTTATGAGCCCGATAACGTGGCTTCCCATTCAACTTATGCTTTCAATGCGTATTACCAGCGGATGGCCAAATCTCCAGGGACCTGTGATTTCAAGGGGGTGGCTACCATCACTACAAGTGATCCAAGTATGTGACTCCAATatcataaatttcattttcttatttaattttgtgaatcgATGAGCTGATATCATATATGTTGTCCATTGGTCAGGTCATGGTTCGTGTATATTTCCTGGAAGGTATGCATGCACTAATGcttctaaatattattattttttcttcaatctagaTTATGATGGCAGTAAAGAAATCCGATTAtatgtcttaattttgttttgtagtTCCGGAAAGAATGGAACTTTAATTAATGGCACATCGCTGGCTCCTTCATCAAATGACACAAGTTCTGCCCGCCCACCACAATCCTATGGCACTGGTTCTTTCACAACCTCTGTGATGATAGGTGTTTTACTTACAGGTGCTGTTTTCTTGTAGAACTTATTTGTACTCACCCATTGGTTTGAGCAATATATCAGAAAATCCGATTCTCTCTGATGGGACACGTGTAGCATATCAGATTTTGTTTCTCCTACATGAGTGAAGGATGGCAAAGTATTACAGAAGCGGACAGCAAGTAGTTTTAAAGAAGAGTTGTTCATTGGCATTGGAATTTTTTGTACAAACAAAGCAAAGAATTATTCAATATGAAGCGGTgtatcaattatatatatgttattgaGATAGGTAGAGTGGGTTGTATTCTTTGGACTGCATTTCAATTTGTGGTTCAAGAATTTTATTTCATCAATATATTTTGTTGAGGTTCTGATATGGATGCTTTTATTGCAATagtagttttagttttatttatttattatatcaggTTTTATTAAgagttttagttttacttattttctctCTATTATATTAGGTTTTATTTCCTTCATAAACTTTGAGAGTTTTAAgagttttagttttacttattttctctATTATATTAGGTTTTATTTCTTCATAAACTTTGAGCGTTAGAAATTCTATTaggattattttttttgttattaacaGTCTATAAAAGGCtgcaaatattaaataaagagataatcaatt of Gossypium raimondii isolate GPD5lz chromosome 3, ASM2569854v1, whole genome shotgun sequence contains these proteins:
- the LOC105794395 gene encoding glucan endo-1,3-beta-glucosidase 3, with the translated sequence MAIFLLLLLLLVSAVSGDEDAYIGVNIGTDLSDMPTPTEVVALLKAQRIRHVRLYDADQAMLLALAKTGIQVTVSVPNDQLLGIGQSNATAANWVARNIVAHVPATNITAIAVGSEVLTALPNAAPILVSALKFIHSALVASNLDDQIKVSTPHSSSIILDSFPPSQAFFNRSWDPVMVPLLKFLQSTGSYLMLNVYPYYDYMQSNGKIPLDYALFRPLPPNKEAVDANTLLHYTNVFDAVVDAAYFAMSYLNFTNIPIVVTESGWPSKGDSSEPDAIVDNANTYNSNLIKHVLNNTGTPKHPGIAVSTYIYELYNEDLRPGSDSEKNWGLFDANGIPVYTLHLTGADTVFANDTTNKTFCIAKRGADPKMLQAALDWACGPGKVDCSPLLLGHPCYEPDNVASHSTYAFNAYYQRMAKSPGTCDFKGVATITTSDPSHGSCIFPGSSGKNGTLINGTSLAPSSNDTSSARPPQSYGTGSFTTSVMIGVLLTGAVFL